The Metabacillus litoralis genome contains a region encoding:
- a CDS encoding BglG family transcription antiterminator, which yields MYLDERSNLLLKAVLSNPEVTNTELENRLNLTRRQISYSFSKINDWLEQNNYPVIKRTNGGRFIVSPLLFDLFTEEEEDTTSARYIPSEKERVQLIILMLLSSEEELSLIHFSIALEVSKNTALRDIKAAQRFVNDYQLEIVYSRKYGYDIIGNEWDKRKLLIGTLRDVFDIYKGELYIQQFGEISSREIRHLKTKIEEVERLLHLKFIDERIKLLPYIIAVLLKRIKKGQIISDAYHIDHEALSDTKEYEAAQILIQDSPAIPKQERMFITLQLLTSNVFSTQFLTDRELPQLRKSLEDSLELFEYKAAITLKNREALLNRLIMHMKPAYYRIKYQLTTNYAMLEKVSDEFDAIHYIVKDAIRPFREYIDCDIPESEIMYITILIGGHLLNSGETIPVKKKAIVVCPNGVSISQLMEHTLRDLFPEFYFYQAFSIREFEQLDLEFDLVFSPVPLQTNKHLFIVNQFISEFEKTQLRQRVMQGVFGLNTSVVNIDQIISIVEKYAKIEEKQSLEKALQDYFSLQLTKEVKVKKDYILSDFITPEMMVTKQSVNSWEEAIEIASQPLLQNGAIQETYITTMKERYPTLLPHISLRMNIAIPHAKPEEGANSVGMSLLKIKDGIQTENGKLHLVVVIAAVDKKQHLNALLQLIKLAEMDDVVQKMIELDSKEDMFNLIKAYSK from the coding sequence ATGTATTTAGACGAAAGAAGCAACCTACTATTAAAAGCTGTGTTGAGTAATCCGGAAGTTACAAATACTGAATTAGAAAACCGGTTGAATTTAACCCGCAGACAAATAAGTTACAGCTTCAGCAAAATAAATGATTGGTTAGAGCAAAATAATTATCCGGTAATTAAAAGGACAAATGGCGGTAGGTTTATTGTTAGCCCATTATTGTTTGATCTGTTTACTGAAGAAGAAGAGGATACTACTTCTGCTAGGTATATTCCTTCTGAAAAAGAAAGAGTTCAATTAATTATTTTGATGCTACTAAGCAGTGAAGAAGAATTATCATTAATTCATTTTTCAATTGCACTAGAAGTTAGTAAAAACACAGCGCTTAGAGATATTAAGGCAGCTCAAAGGTTCGTCAATGACTATCAATTAGAGATTGTTTATTCAAGAAAATATGGTTATGACATAATTGGAAATGAATGGGATAAACGCAAGTTGTTGATTGGTACATTAAGAGATGTGTTTGATATTTATAAGGGAGAACTTTATATTCAGCAATTTGGGGAAATATCAAGTCGTGAAATTCGTCACCTTAAAACAAAAATAGAAGAAGTGGAAAGGCTTTTGCACCTTAAATTCATTGATGAGCGAATAAAGCTTCTACCATATATTATTGCAGTTCTATTAAAGAGAATAAAAAAGGGTCAGATTATTTCAGATGCCTATCATATTGACCACGAGGCACTTTCTGACACAAAGGAATATGAAGCTGCACAAATACTTATTCAAGACAGCCCAGCAATTCCTAAACAAGAAAGAATGTTTATAACACTGCAACTTTTAACATCAAATGTATTTTCAACTCAATTTTTGACTGATCGAGAATTGCCACAGTTGAGAAAATCGTTAGAAGATAGTTTAGAGCTTTTTGAATATAAAGCAGCTATTACATTAAAGAATAGAGAAGCTTTGCTTAACAGGCTAATCATGCATATGAAGCCTGCATACTACCGGATCAAATATCAACTTACAACCAACTATGCAATGCTAGAAAAAGTGAGTGATGAGTTTGATGCTATTCATTATATTGTAAAAGATGCAATCAGACCCTTTCGTGAGTATATAGACTGTGATATTCCAGAAAGTGAAATTATGTATATAACAATCTTAATTGGTGGTCATTTACTTAATAGTGGGGAAACAATTCCGGTAAAGAAAAAGGCAATAGTTGTATGTCCAAATGGGGTTTCGATATCACAATTAATGGAACATACATTAAGAGACTTGTTTCCAGAGTTTTACTTTTATCAAGCATTCTCTATACGTGAATTTGAACAGTTGGATTTAGAGTTTGATCTTGTCTTTTCACCTGTTCCCTTGCAGACAAATAAACATTTGTTTATTGTAAATCAGTTTATTTCTGAATTTGAAAAAACTCAATTACGTCAACGTGTTATGCAAGGGGTATTCGGGTTAAATACGTCTGTAGTGAACATAGATCAAATTATTTCGATCGTTGAGAAATACGCAAAAATAGAAGAAAAGCAGTCTTTAGAAAAAGCACTTCAAGACTACTTCTCTCTACAATTAACAAAAGAAGTGAAAGTAAAAAAAGATTATATTTTATCAGACTTCATTACACCAGAGATGATGGTTACCAAACAATCTGTGAATAGTTGGGAAGAAGCAATTGAAATCGCATCGCAGCCTTTACTACAAAATGGGGCAATCCAAGAAACATATATCACGACTATGAAAGAAAGGTATCCAACTCTTTTACCACATATTTCATTAAGAATGAATATTGCCATTCCACATGCAAAGCCAGAAGAAGGGGCAAATTCAGTAGGGATGAGCTTATTAAAAATCAAAGATGGGATACAAACTGAAAATGGCAAATTACATCTTGTGGTTGTGATTGCAGCCGTTGATAAGAAGCAGCATTTAAACGCTCTCTTACAACTCATTAAACTGGCTGAAATGGATGATGTTGTTCAAAAGATGATTGAACTTGATAGTAAGGAAGATA
- a CDS encoding TolB family protein — translation MDQSNEQYSLPKGKKTKSFLEIINIETGERKTLASFHKVIEAPNWTRDGKLIYNSDGHLYSFDINTHENGLIETGFATSCNNDHVLSPDESQIAISHHTALDHQSRIYILPTKGGIPTLITPMAPSYLHGWSPDGKTLAYCAERNGQYDIYTIPANGGEEKQLTDLPGLDDGPEYSPDGKHIWFNSTRSGLMQIWRMNADGSEQTRVTFEESNNWFPHVSPDGEKVVYLAYKKGDVEPGDHPPNKDVELRIMSSTGGESSLLIKLFGGQGTINVNSWSPDSKQLAFVRYELH, via the coding sequence ATGGACCAATCTAATGAACAATATAGTTTACCCAAAGGGAAAAAAACGAAAAGTTTCCTGGAAATAATCAATATTGAAACTGGTGAAAGGAAGACACTAGCATCCTTTCATAAGGTAATTGAAGCACCAAATTGGACCCGTGATGGAAAGCTGATTTATAACAGTGATGGTCATCTTTACTCCTTTGATATAAATACTCATGAAAACGGCCTAATAGAAACAGGCTTTGCAACCTCCTGTAACAACGATCATGTCTTATCTCCTGATGAATCTCAGATTGCTATCAGCCACCACACTGCCCTGGATCATCAATCACGTATATACATCCTTCCTACAAAAGGTGGCATTCCAACTCTCATAACGCCAATGGCACCGTCTTATCTTCATGGCTGGTCACCTGATGGCAAGACATTAGCCTATTGTGCGGAAAGAAATGGCCAATACGACATTTATACGATTCCTGCTAATGGTGGAGAGGAAAAACAGCTAACAGATTTGCCTGGTTTAGATGATGGTCCTGAATACTCACCAGATGGAAAGCATATTTGGTTTAATTCCACACGATCCGGTTTGATGCAAATATGGCGTATGAATGCAGATGGTAGTGAACAAACGAGAGTAACATTTGAAGAAAGCAATAATTGGTTTCCACATGTTTCTCCTGATGGAGAGAAGGTAGTTTATCTTGCCTATAAAAAAGGAGATGTGGAACCTGGAGACCATCCTCCTAATAAGGATGTTGAGTTAAGAATCATGTCAAGTACAGGTGGAGAGTCAAGTTTGTTGATAAAGCTGTTTGGCGGTCAGGGTACGATCAATGTGAATTCGTGGTCTCCAGATAGTAAGCAGTTGGCGTTTGTAAGATATGAACTACATTAA
- the ahpC gene encoding alkyl hydroperoxide reductase subunit C: protein MSLIGTEVKPFAAKAFKDGEFIDVTNEDLKGQWSIFCFYPADFTFVCPTELEDLQNEYDNLKALGVEVYSVSTDTHFTHKGWHDSSEKIGKIKYAMIGDPSQVISRGFEVLNEEEGLADRGTFIIDPDGVIQTVEINAGGIGRDASTLINKVKAAQYVRNNPGEVCPAKWQEGSETLKPSLDLVGKL, encoded by the coding sequence ATGTCATTAATTGGTACTGAAGTAAAACCTTTCGCAGCAAAAGCATTCAAAGATGGCGAGTTCATCGATGTAACAAACGAAGATTTAAAAGGTCAATGGAGCATCTTCTGCTTCTACCCAGCAGATTTCACATTCGTATGCCCAACTGAGCTTGAAGATCTACAAAACGAATATGATAACTTAAAAGCACTTGGTGTTGAAGTATACTCTGTATCTACTGATACTCACTTCACTCACAAAGGCTGGCATGACAGCTCAGAAAAAATCGGTAAAATCAAATATGCGATGATCGGTGATCCATCTCAAGTAATCTCTCGTGGATTCGAAGTATTAAACGAAGAAGAAGGTCTTGCTGATCGTGGTACTTTTATCATTGATCCAGATGGCGTAATCCAAACTGTTGAAATCAATGCAGGTGGAATTGGTCGTGACGCAAGCACGTTAATCAACAAAGTAAAAGCTGCACAATATGTTCGTAACAACCCAGGCGAAGTTTGCCCAGCGAAATGGCAAGAAGGTTCTGAAACACTTAAGCCAAGTCTTGACCTTGTTGGAAAGCTGTAA
- the ahpF gene encoding alkyl hydroperoxide reductase subunit F, which produces MVLDAEIKAQLEQYLQLLESDIVLKVSAGDDNVSSDMMELVNELASMSSKITVEKADLPRTPSFSVNRVGEDTGVTFAGIPLGHEFTSLVLALLQVSGRAPKVDQSVIDQIKGITGEHHFETYVSLSCHNCPDVVQALNIMSVLNPNITHTMIDGAVYKEEVERKNVMAVPAVYLNAEFLSGGRMTIEEILAKIGTGPDASEFENKEPYDVLVVGGGPAGSSAAIYAARKGIRTGIVAERFGGQVLDTMSIENFISVKSTEGPKLAASLEEHVKEYGVDIMNLQRAKSIEKKDLFELELENGAILKSKSVIVSTGARWRNVGVPGEQEFKNKGVAYCPHCDGPLFEGKHVAVIGGGNSGIEAAIDLAGIVKHVTVLEFNPELKADEVLQNRLNSLPNVTVLKNVQTKEITGTDSVNGITYIERDTNEEKHVELQGVFVQIGLVPNTDWLDGVVERNRMGEIIVNKHGETTVPGLFAAGDCTDSAYNQIIISMGSGATAALGAFDYLIRN; this is translated from the coding sequence ATGGTACTTGATGCAGAGATTAAAGCACAGTTAGAGCAATATCTTCAACTACTAGAAAGTGATATTGTGCTAAAAGTTAGTGCTGGTGATGATAATGTTTCAAGTGACATGATGGAGCTAGTGAATGAGCTAGCTTCCATGTCATCTAAAATTACTGTTGAAAAAGCTGATTTACCAAGAACGCCAAGCTTTAGTGTGAATCGTGTTGGTGAAGATACTGGTGTTACTTTCGCTGGTATTCCTTTAGGACATGAATTCACTTCTTTAGTGTTGGCTCTTTTACAGGTTAGTGGAAGAGCGCCTAAGGTTGATCAAAGCGTGATTGACCAAATTAAAGGCATTACTGGTGAACATCACTTTGAAACATACGTAAGCTTAAGCTGTCACAACTGTCCTGATGTTGTACAAGCTCTAAATATCATGAGTGTTTTAAATCCTAATATCACTCACACAATGATTGATGGTGCAGTTTACAAGGAAGAAGTTGAACGTAAAAACGTTATGGCTGTTCCTGCCGTTTACCTAAACGCAGAATTCTTAAGCGGCGGTCGTATGACGATTGAGGAGATTCTTGCTAAGATCGGTACAGGCCCTGATGCTTCCGAGTTTGAAAACAAAGAACCTTATGATGTTTTAGTTGTTGGAGGCGGCCCTGCTGGTTCAAGTGCGGCAATCTACGCAGCTCGTAAAGGTATTCGTACAGGTATCGTTGCGGAGCGCTTTGGCGGCCAGGTTCTTGATACAATGAGCATTGAGAACTTTATTAGTGTAAAAAGCACTGAAGGTCCTAAGCTAGCGGCAAGTCTTGAAGAGCATGTTAAAGAGTATGGTGTTGATATCATGAATCTTCAACGCGCTAAAAGCATTGAAAAGAAAGATCTTTTCGAGCTTGAGCTTGAAAATGGCGCTATTCTAAAAAGTAAAAGTGTGATTGTATCAACAGGTGCACGCTGGCGTAATGTAGGCGTACCTGGTGAGCAAGAATTTAAAAACAAAGGTGTAGCTTATTGCCCTCACTGTGATGGTCCATTGTTTGAAGGAAAACATGTAGCTGTTATTGGCGGTGGTAATTCTGGTATCGAGGCAGCAATTGACTTAGCAGGTATTGTTAAGCATGTTACTGTACTAGAGTTTAATCCAGAACTAAAGGCTGACGAGGTGCTACAAAATCGCCTGAACAGTCTTCCAAACGTAACAGTACTGAAAAATGTTCAAACGAAGGAAATCACTGGTACAGATAGTGTTAATGGTATTACATATATTGAACGTGATACCAATGAAGAAAAGCACGTTGAATTACAAGGTGTATTCGTTCAAATCGGTCTTGTTCCAAACACTGACTGGTTAGACGGAGTCGTTGAACGTAATCGCATGGGTGAGATCATCGTTAATAAGCATGGCGAAACAACCGTTCCTGGTTTGTTTGCTGCTGGAGATTGTACGGATAGTGCGTATAATCAGATCATTATCTCAATGGGATCTGGAGCTACTGCAGCTTTAGGTGCATTTGATTATTTGATTAGAAATTAA
- a CDS encoding nucleotide excision repair endonuclease produces the protein MIKISIPTPDVTITKQENPELSNIYGFTDFHLITRDKGGIFMFYNDDKELLFVGKARKLRQRIKKHFEDNVSPIKSHREEVTKISVCLVEDPVHREIYETYIINELKAKYNVDKVFYR, from the coding sequence GTGATCAAAATATCGATTCCAACACCTGATGTTACAATTACGAAACAGGAAAATCCAGAGTTAAGTAATATTTATGGATTTACTGATTTTCACCTTATTACCAGAGATAAAGGTGGAATTTTTATGTTTTACAACGATGATAAGGAATTATTATTCGTAGGAAAAGCTAGGAAGTTACGACAAAGAATTAAAAAACATTTCGAAGATAATGTTTCTCCTATTAAATCACATAGAGAAGAAGTAACGAAGATTAGTGTTTGTTTGGTCGAAGACCCAGTACATAGAGAAATATATGAAACCTATATTATTAATGAACTTAAGGCGAAGTATAACGTAGATAAAGTTTTCTATCGCTAA
- a CDS encoding lipocalin-like domain-containing protein: MKGNLKRFLSVFLFLLLVIPSSTLGYEKESNTEPLEFRNASVHDPSIIKDPKTGTYYVYGSHIDAAKSTDLINWDNFTNGYTTPNNAVYGDLSANLKESFQWAGENDSDSRGGFAVWAPDIYWNKHYINEDGSKGAYMMYYSVSSTYIRSAIGIAVSKDIEGPFEYVDTIMYSGFTNVDAYDQNSDVNKHWENTNLSDLIKDGTIDEVNPDWFTETGTYNNKLYTNAIDANILEGENGKLYMTYGSWSGGTFILELDKKTGLPKYPGKDGKTKDGRMIDRYFGTKIASGYGRSAEGTYAVHDKETGYYYLYITYGGLASDGGYQMRQFRSKNPDGPYVDAKGNQAVFSESFDLGVGNFPGNDDHKDIGNKMIGNFLFKRDLGEAGTGIGTGYLSPGHNSYLIDKELGKEFIVTHTRFPQQGEMHEVRVHQTFKNKDKWPVPTPYRYAGETIEKVTRQDVIGDYKYINHGKEITSELTESSWIKLNKNGKITGAVTGKWKLYGKYRAELKIDGEGTYDGVFIRQYDPTSQSWVMTFSAMSDEGVVIWGSYSVASTDEELVEAIKQELSTSLPTTVISNLSLATEATRGAKITWESSNPEMITADGVVTRPSSDSEDAIVDLTATIESGDATDTLTISVTVLAEEEGGLSGYYNFNDNLNDQTVNNRDASITGNRLDNRGGQITFAEGVAGKAAKFDGNSGLRLGDGLITGDTYSVSLWLKPEQITEFTTSFFGAETSNNWISVVPKTSWGNTMVWAHNGDQWYDAPTDTTIPVGKWSHLAFTVNEGNAVLYINGEAKFSGGNFPNVFNSIDAVFGLGVNYWDTPFKGLMDEVRVYDGLAITADEVQSLYQNPDGVVTE, encoded by the coding sequence GTGAAAGGCAATCTTAAAAGATTTTTATCTGTGTTTCTATTTTTATTATTAGTGATACCAAGTAGTACCCTCGGATATGAAAAAGAAAGCAATACAGAACCATTAGAATTTAGAAATGCTTCAGTACATGATCCGTCTATCATTAAAGATCCGAAAACGGGTACTTACTACGTGTATGGCTCGCATATTGATGCAGCAAAATCAACAGATTTAATTAATTGGGATAATTTTACGAATGGTTATACAACCCCGAATAATGCAGTGTATGGAGATTTGTCAGCAAATCTTAAGGAGTCATTTCAATGGGCAGGAGAAAATGATTCAGACAGCCGTGGTGGCTTTGCAGTTTGGGCTCCTGATATTTATTGGAATAAACACTATATAAATGAAGATGGTTCAAAGGGTGCCTACATGATGTATTATAGTGTGTCTTCCACTTATATTCGATCAGCAATCGGAATAGCCGTATCAAAAGATATTGAAGGTCCATTTGAATATGTTGATACGATTATGTATTCCGGTTTTACCAATGTGGATGCTTACGACCAAAACAGTGATGTAAATAAGCATTGGGAGAATACAAATCTTTCTGATCTTATTAAAGATGGTACCATTGACGAAGTAAATCCAGATTGGTTTACAGAAACTGGTACGTACAATAATAAGCTATATACGAATGCGATTGATGCCAATATCCTTGAAGGAGAAAATGGCAAGCTATACATGACCTACGGATCTTGGTCTGGTGGGACATTTATTTTGGAATTAGATAAAAAAACAGGCTTGCCAAAGTATCCTGGTAAGGATGGAAAAACAAAAGACGGAAGAATGATTGATCGATATTTTGGTACTAAAATAGCTTCTGGCTATGGAAGGTCTGCTGAAGGAACGTATGCTGTACATGATAAGGAAACAGGCTATTACTACTTATACATCACATATGGCGGCTTAGCGTCAGATGGTGGTTATCAAATGAGACAGTTTAGATCAAAAAATCCAGATGGACCATATGTTGATGCCAAAGGAAATCAAGCTGTTTTTTCTGAATCATTTGATCTGGGAGTAGGAAACTTCCCGGGAAATGATGATCATAAAGATATTGGAAATAAAATGATTGGAAACTTTTTATTTAAAAGAGATCTTGGTGAAGCAGGTACTGGAATCGGTACAGGTTATCTTTCTCCAGGACATAACTCTTATTTAATCGATAAAGAGTTAGGAAAAGAATTTATCGTTACTCATACTCGCTTCCCGCAACAAGGGGAGATGCATGAGGTTCGTGTACATCAAACATTCAAAAATAAAGATAAATGGCCAGTGCCAACACCTTATCGCTATGCTGGAGAAACAATTGAAAAGGTTACTAGACAAGATGTAATTGGTGACTATAAATATATTAATCATGGAAAAGAAATCACTAGTGAATTAACTGAGTCAAGCTGGATTAAATTGAATAAAAATGGCAAGATCACTGGTGCAGTAACAGGAAAATGGAAGCTATATGGTAAGTACAGAGCAGAATTAAAGATCGATGGAGAAGGTACGTATGATGGCGTATTTATCCGTCAATATGATCCTACTTCACAAAGCTGGGTAATGACATTTAGTGCAATGTCTGATGAAGGAGTTGTGATTTGGGGAAGTTATTCCGTGGCTTCTACAGATGAAGAATTAGTTGAAGCGATCAAACAAGAATTAAGTACAAGTTTGCCTACAACAGTTATCAGCAATTTATCACTAGCAACAGAAGCAACAAGAGGAGCAAAAATCACTTGGGAATCGTCTAATCCTGAGATGATCACTGCAGATGGAGTCGTAACACGTCCAAGCTCTGATTCTGAAGATGCAATTGTAGATTTAACTGCGACTATCGAATCTGGTGATGCTACAGATACTTTAACGATCTCTGTAACAGTTCTTGCAGAAGAAGAAGGTGGCTTATCCGGTTATTACAATTTTAATGATAATTTGAATGATCAAACAGTTAATAACCGAGATGCATCTATTACTGGAAATCGATTAGATAATCGTGGCGGACAAATTACTTTTGCTGAAGGTGTTGCGGGTAAAGCTGCAAAATTTGATGGAAACTCCGGCCTGCGCTTAGGTGATGGGTTAATTACAGGTGATACTTATTCTGTATCCTTGTGGTTAAAGCCTGAGCAAATTACTGAGTTTACAACTTCTTTCTTTGGAGCGGAAACATCAAATAATTGGATTAGTGTTGTTCCAAAAACAAGTTGGGGTAATACAATGGTTTGGGCACACAACGGTGATCAATGGTATGATGCCCCAACAGATACAACCATTCCAGTAGGCAAGTGGAGTCACCTTGCTTTTACTGTTAATGAAGGAAATGCTGTACTTTATATCAATGGAGAAGCAAAATTCTCCGGAGGAAATTTCCCAAATGTATTTAATTCAATAGACGCAGTATTTGGTTTAGGTGTTAACTATTGGGATACTCCTTTTAAAGGGCTCATGGATGAAGTTCGAGTTTATGATGGATTGGCTATTACAGCGGATGAGGTACAATCACTTTATCAAAATCCGGATGGGGTAGTAACTGAATAG
- a CDS encoding ABC transporter ATP-binding protein: MKTEQRNLPKADHVRTFWLLIKESKPPVKILCVAVILSLLETGAGLIVPLFTKSLVDQLSQSALELSVILLLGVAFVVQTVSSGFSYYFMTYLGESIVASIRKRLWQHVLHSPIPYFDQHESGDTMSRITQDTNTIKTLITQHLITFITGLITIIGSVVILLIIDWKMTLIMLIAVPVSIAIIMPLGQKMYKVSKLTQDEMAGFSANLGRVLSDIRLVKAFQAETTEQTKGNKRIDHLFQYGLKEARILAVITPLMSFTMMLVLVLLIGYGGVRVASGALSAGSLVAIIIYMFQIVVPFSQMAGFFTAFQKAMGGAERVQQILASNKEPSAEHLHVINSSQDIQFKEVTFGYKKDNSILNNISLSIPTGKTTAFVGPSGSGKTTLFALLERFYLPNSGEILFGKTNIKEFNLKSWRSQFSYVSQESPLMSGTIRENIIYGMERDVSEEEMKAAAELANASEFISRLPGGFDTEVGERGIKLSGGQRQRIAIARALIRDPKILLLDEATSNLDSASELLVQKALQHLMKGRTTLVIAHRISTVVDADQIVVLDGGIISGVGTHHELVKHHDLYRKLAKRQLQDGEVGNHTIKSSIVT; encoded by the coding sequence ATGAAAACGGAACAAAGAAACCTTCCTAAAGCAGATCATGTTCGGACTTTTTGGCTTTTAATTAAAGAGTCAAAACCACCTGTAAAAATATTATGTGTAGCTGTTATTCTTAGTTTACTCGAGACTGGGGCTGGACTAATTGTCCCTCTATTTACAAAGTCACTGGTGGATCAGCTCTCACAATCAGCCTTAGAATTATCCGTTATCCTTTTGTTGGGTGTTGCTTTTGTTGTGCAAACTGTTTCATCAGGATTTTCCTATTATTTTATGACGTATTTAGGGGAGTCAATTGTCGCATCTATTAGAAAAAGACTTTGGCAGCATGTGCTTCATTCTCCAATTCCTTATTTTGATCAACATGAATCCGGAGATACGATGAGCAGGATTACTCAGGATACAAATACTATTAAAACGTTAATTACGCAGCATTTAATTACCTTTATTACTGGCTTAATTACGATCATTGGATCTGTTGTTATTCTTCTTATAATAGACTGGAAGATGACATTAATCATGCTCATAGCTGTTCCAGTTTCTATTGCGATCATCATGCCACTTGGGCAAAAAATGTATAAAGTTTCAAAGCTAACTCAGGATGAGATGGCTGGGTTTTCTGCAAACTTAGGGAGAGTTTTGTCAGACATTCGCCTAGTTAAAGCTTTCCAGGCAGAAACTACGGAGCAAACGAAGGGAAATAAACGGATCGATCATTTATTTCAATATGGCTTAAAAGAAGCACGAATTCTTGCGGTTATTACTCCTTTAATGTCTTTTACGATGATGCTTGTTCTCGTTCTATTAATTGGCTATGGCGGTGTTCGCGTCGCATCTGGAGCTTTATCAGCCGGATCTCTTGTTGCGATCATCATTTATATGTTTCAAATTGTCGTCCCCTTTAGTCAAATGGCAGGCTTTTTTACAGCCTTTCAGAAGGCGATGGGAGGAGCTGAGCGAGTTCAGCAGATTTTAGCCTCTAATAAGGAACCAAGTGCTGAACATCTTCATGTAATAAATTCTTCTCAAGATATTCAATTCAAAGAAGTAACCTTTGGATATAAAAAAGACAACTCTATCCTGAACAACATATCACTATCGATTCCTACTGGGAAAACGACAGCATTTGTTGGTCCAAGCGGAAGTGGAAAAACAACCTTATTTGCCTTACTCGAAAGATTTTATCTTCCAAACTCAGGAGAAATCTTATTTGGAAAAACAAATATAAAAGAGTTTAATTTAAAGTCATGGCGTAGTCAATTTAGCTATGTATCTCAGGAAAGCCCATTGATGTCGGGAACGATTCGAGAGAATATTATATACGGAATGGAAAGAGATGTTTCTGAGGAAGAAATGAAGGCAGCAGCAGAGCTTGCCAATGCCTCAGAATTTATTTCCCGTCTTCCAGGAGGCTTTGATACCGAGGTTGGGGAGCGGGGGATCAAGTTATCTGGTGGACAAAGACAACGAATTGCAATTGCTCGAGCTTTAATACGTGATCCAAAGATTCTTTTATTAGATGAAGCAACCTCTAACTTGGACAGTGCCTCAGAGCTCCTTGTCCAAAAAGCTCTTCAGCATTTAATGAAGGGGCGAACAACACTTGTTATTGCACATCGAATCTCAACGGTAGTAGACGCAGATCAAATCGTTGTGTTAGACGGTGGAATCATATCAGGAGTTGGCACACATCATGAGCTAGTTAAACATCATGATTTATATCGAAAACTAGCAAAGCGGCAGCTTCAGGATGGAGAAGTAGGGAACCATACGATTAAATCTTCCATTGTAACGTAA
- a CDS encoding MerR family transcriptional regulator — protein sequence MKDKYSIGEFSKKTATTIRTLHYYDELGLLKPSYVTEKGRRYYTNKDFVTLQRILTLKFLGYSLEQIKEFFQKETWDLEDTLSFQRKEMIQKKEQIENVIKALDHALHIVEDRKEIEPSIFITLINTIQMEHEQKEWLKGYIDEELVNEIYSVPESKQLELEKKWVEISTELKKLISLNPEENQVQKLIGEMMLLVKDLTGDDLGFVQEISEKEVEDDTWLFHSPFSAEEEEWMAKALDVYLKKKGVNVRNENGTKKPS from the coding sequence ATGAAGGATAAATATTCCATAGGTGAATTTTCAAAGAAAACAGCAACAACAATTCGCACGTTACACTATTATGATGAACTAGGTCTTTTAAAGCCCTCATATGTTACAGAAAAGGGAAGACGCTATTATACAAATAAAGATTTTGTTACTTTACAGAGAATTCTTACTCTCAAATTTTTAGGTTATTCTTTGGAGCAAATTAAAGAATTTTTCCAAAAAGAAACTTGGGATTTGGAGGATACTCTTTCTTTTCAAAGGAAAGAGATGATTCAAAAGAAGGAACAAATTGAAAATGTGATTAAGGCATTGGATCATGCGCTTCACATAGTAGAAGATCGTAAAGAAATTGAGCCGTCTATCTTTATTACGCTGATCAATACGATTCAAATGGAACATGAGCAGAAAGAGTGGCTAAAAGGTTATATAGATGAAGAATTAGTAAATGAAATATATAGTGTGCCTGAAAGCAAACAGTTGGAATTAGAAAAAAAGTGGGTAGAAATATCAACGGAATTAAAAAAGCTAATTAGTCTAAATCCAGAGGAGAATCAAGTTCAAAAACTGATTGGTGAAATGATGTTGCTTGTGAAAGATTTAACAGGTGATGATCTTGGGTTTGTTCAAGAGATCTCAGAGAAAGAAGTGGAAGATGATACATGGCTGTTTCATTCCCCATTCTCAGCTGAAGAGGAAGAATGGATGGCGAAGGCTTTAGATGTTTATTTAAAAAAGAAAGGTGTGAATGTAAGGAATGAAAACGGAACAAAGAAACCTTCCTAA